CGGTTTCTGGATTTACATTAAACTTACCAAAGAAAGTAGTCATATCCAATTCTCCAGCTAATCTCCTAATGGATTCAGAGTTTAAGGGATCATCGCTCAACTCCATACATCTTTGTATAACTAATCCCTGCTGGTAACCAGTTCCTGCATGATAGTCGGGTGTATATCCATGCCTATCTTCAAATGCCCCAAGAAATTCATCATGGCTTGGACCGTAATCATGTTCATAAACGACACCTTTCTCCCACTGTGACATAGTCACAAGACCTTCAGCATACTTATCAAGCTCTTCATGAAACTTCGGGAATACAGTGCCCGTTCCTGCCCACAACATTTTAACGTTCAAGTCAAGTTCTATCATCTGTCTTACA
The Candidatus Bathyarchaeota archaeon genome window above contains:
- a CDS encoding ABC transporter substrate-binding protein, which translates into the protein ERVLPDDPEAKNIAITYGDDAFRRTAGYYGYQYAVDKGFNVVMHEQYHSATTDLSPLLTKVKAAKPTIYLNAGVFTDAILLVRQMIELDLNVKMLWAGTGTVFPKFHEELDKYAEGLVTMSQWEKGVVYEHDYGPSHDEFLGAFEDRHGYTPDYHAGTGYQQGLVIQRCMELSDDPLNSESIRRLAGELDMTTFFGKFNVNPETGWQEGHKMACVQWQNGEKTVVWPMESAKELWYPIKKWSERT